The window taaaataactgaaaatacttttagtaaaaatatttttgaaatcaattcttagttaaaatgcaagtaaatcttgaaaaaatatttaaatacttTCAGTAAAAAGCACATAATTAATGTTTTTAGAACTCAAAAACATTTTATCTATAAaggttttcaatcattttaattcAATAGAAAAACTGTAAAAATCAGCCGCGGAAATTTACAGACAAGTGAATAGGAAAAAAAGATTACCCTACCCTGCGACGGAGACATTGAGAAGGAAAGCGCGCGTGGTGACATATCGGAGAAAATTCTCAAAGGCGGAGGAAGCTCCACTGGCGGCTCCGGAGCCACCGCCTCTTCTGTAACTATTACCACCACTATATCCGTAACCGTAATTGTAAGTGCGAGTGTAGGTATTGTAATTGTTGTGGGGGCGGTGAGAGCTCTGGAAATTGTAGTCGGCGCGCTTGCGATCGTCGATGAGGACCTGGTAGGCCTCGGAGACCTGCTTGAATCGGACGGTGGCTCTGTCTCTCTCCGCCTTGGGGGATGCGGAGTGCTTGTCTGGGTGCAGCTTCACCGCCAACTTCCTGAACGCTTCCTTGATTTCGGCTTTGCTCGCGTTCCTCGCCAGCCCCAATACCTTGTAGTGATCCATGATTTCGTTTTTGATAATTTTTCTCGATCGATCAATTCGGTTTCTTTGTAATTAGGATTCGATTTTTCAGTTGGGAATTGGGGAttgaggaattagggtttataaATTCGTTTCGTCTTGGTGAATGAAGGGTTGGGTTATTCAACGTCTTGGCATCGCCATAGCCGCTTGCTTTCTCTTCATGCTTCGCGGTTCGCAGTTCATTTTCAGGAGAAAATTCCCCTTTCCCCATTATACCCTCCCGaattttctcctttttatttatttatttattaattattattatttttttaacaaaagatatcAAGTTTACTTTGAAGATAATTAGATCTAAAGAAGTCTCGCTTCTATGTAAAGAGGGAAAAAGAGAAGgttattttgataaaaaaaattaaaaaaaaaagagaagaataaAAGAAGGGTTTAATTACTCTAGTGCCCATAAAAGAATGCATGACAAATGATGATTAAATacgtgttttttttctttttatatattcatgtttttttttgtgtgtttattattttgttttcctgAAAAGTTCGTTGTTTTCATTTTGACTTACTTGACGGGATATGTGAATATGTGTCAAAACCTATCTTGAACATGAAGGCTATCTTTGTTTCTAAGTACTTTGGGATTCGTGAATCGTGAATCGTGTTTATTCATTGTACATCATGTGGTCAATTTTTATCAAGTACtggttgtgtttaattttagataaaatgcttaaaataatttctaatatATGATAAACAGACATGATTGATGAATCACTAAGATCTTCATCTTTATCATATATAATTCATCAACGCATGTTTTATCTCTATTAGAGAAATGTTATAATTGATGATACAActagataataaaaatatttcaaaaaacACAgctataaggaaaactaatgaaaatgatttgaaaactttgaattttaatataaaaaaaataaaaatgttgtaAGTAAATAGTACAGAGTAACTTTTTAGactaaaaatatcattttttttaaaaatgaaGAGTaccgaaaactaaaaatatcattttctttaaaaatgaaGAGTTTCGTTAAAAAATAGTACGGCCGTATATCTAAATTTCAATCAAGAAAAAAGGTTAATGTAGTCAAAGCccaaaaagttaatttaagcaaCGGATCAACTCCTGTGGTTCTCTTCCAATCGACTCGGACCCGGTTAGCTCCCGTCATTTCCACTCTCTCAACCACCGAACAAACAGGCGGATCTTCGGCGCTACTATTCCTTCCTCCACCACCAACTCAGCCGGCCCGGTAAGAATCTTATTTTCCGATTTCTATCcatttcttcattgttcttcgctttcaattttcttaattatttattttcctaATTAATTTGTAATTATGTTGGGCATGGCATATAGCTTGATTTCTTATCTAAATCCTAGCTCTGAATCTCAAATTTTGTGTCCAAAATCCGAACTTTTGATGTGATGCTTTGTTTTGTGTTCGAATTCGTTGAATTTGTTACTCAAGAGTTTCAATCTTAGCATTTGTATGTGTTGAAGAATACAAGAATCCCACATCgaaaattgacaaaataaatTACAGTATGTAACGAATGCTTCCGCTCCTAATGATACCGGGGCTTTTTTGTGATGAAGCCCCATAAGTTTGCGTGATTAGTAGTGGGCCGCTGGTCTGACTCTTCGAAATCTTGACAAAAGCGTCGCTGCCCCACCGATGATTTCTCTCCCTCTCACATTGTGTTTGTTTCGCTTTCGTGTTTGTTGGGTAATTCTTAATAGAAGTGTTTTTGTGACTGGTTGAGATCTATGGGATTGCACATTCATTGACTctgttactttttcttttttatctgTTTCTAGTGCTTTTGGGCACTGGTATAGATCATTTGCGTAACCAGAAAGAAGATGAAAGGCCAAAGCAGTTACGCTCCACCTGCTTACATTCCGTTGGGAATGTCAGATTCTGAATCAGCGATTGTTTTGCGAAATGAAGACCCGCCTAATCAGCAGAACAGCGTTGATGGGCCCAAACAATGGTCTTCTGGAATCTGCGCTTGCTGTGACGATATGCAGAGCTGTACGCTACTTTCTGCTTTGTGACCTTGATTTATCAGAAGGAAAATTATGAAGGTGCCTTCTTGAGTAGGGAAAACGAGAATTAGCCTGTTGTCATTATACATCAATTTTACGAGGATTCTTTAAGCAAGGCTAGGAGAGGACTTGAATTATTTAACTAACCCTATAGGTTACTATATGCTTGCCTCTTATTTTTTATGCATTAATGTTCTCTGAGTATTCTTCAATATGTGGGGGACCTCTTTTATGTCTGAATTTGTGATTGGTATTCATTCTATGTTAGTTAGAAGCCATTGCAATATCTAGATTTTAGGCGAGTAACCATGCgcggattttttttatagatcaAACAGTATATACTATCCCATCAAACTTGACGAGAACATGAAGAGAACAGTAGGTTAGAATAACAGAACTTATGAAGTTTACACTGATAAACTAACACCTTGAATTTTTCATGGACAAAATTTGGATAAAGATCCATATATTAAGTACTTTAAACCTCATTTTAAGGACGCGATATCCAGTCTGATGTGAGGTAAAGCATTGGTTGTTGGTATATACTCTGTGTTGTTAGTGGTGAATAAATAGATGATAATGTTTTGAATACGTTAGAGGATGTGCATGGGAAGAGGCTAAtctgactgttttttttttttttttttttgtttatcatGATAAGTGATAATGATATTCatgataaacaaaaaaaaaaaaaaaaaaaaaaagtcaggataaaggaggagggggagggcgtcaggtagtcgacagtcggcactccatgatcacgtcgaatccttatgaaaatgaatccagaacgaaatcgcgctaaagctagggcgtcacccgtaagtggcgcgctgtgtggcccgagcacagtgataagtgagcaagggtcgctgtatctccatcggcacccggatgcagtgttaaatgagcaagggggctatagaaacttcttttcgaacgactccactcaaagttgtttgggagcatatgctcctatcaactttacacgggacacacaaaagaagtactttgatcctattagacggggaagggtgaagaagctaggacagaagggtagagttcaagagagcaaaatgcgtttaggaacgtggaatataggaaccttgacgggaaaatctatggaagtagtagaagttatggtgaggagaaggataaatattatgtgcctacaagaaactaagtgggttgggcgtaaggcaaaggatctagaaaactcagggtttaaactatggtattcgggcacaaatagaacgagaaacggtgttggcatcatcgtggacaagacattgacacaagatgttgtagatgtcaagagggtaggagatagaatcatggcaatcaagattagtagggttggatacgagttcgaaggagaaattttgggaagaccttggagacttggtgcaaggaattgctcagacggagaagttatttataggaggagatttaaatggacacgtgggcagggagacaggcaactatggaggttttcatggtggccatggttttggggagagaaacgaggatggggaagctatcttggattttgcaatggcatatgatctcttcttagccaacaccttctttaagaagcgggaagaacatgtgatcacctacaagagtgggtcgtcaaaaacacaaatagattttcttctaatgaggaaaagggatcgtataacttgtaaggattgcaaagttataccaggagagagcgtggctaatcaacatcgcttgttggtgatggatgtacatatcaaaagagtgagaaaaaagaacaagacttggaagtgcccaaggactagatggtggaatctaaaagaagaaaaacaagccattttcaaagagaaaataaccacccagtgtgtgtgggatagagagggggaagctaaccaaatgtgggattccatggctagttgtatccgaaaaatagcaaaagaggtattaggagagtccaagggctttgccccacaccaaaaggaatcttggtggtggaatgaggaggtacaaacaaaggtgaaggctaagaaggaatgttgtaaagccttatacaaggataggaccgatgaaaatggtgaaaggtatagaaaagcgaagcaagaggcgaagaaagctgtgagagaagctaagttagcggcttatgacgatatgtataaacgattagataccaaagaaggagagttggatatctataaactagctagagcaagggaaaagaagacaagggacctaaaccaagtgaggtgcatcaaggatgaggatggaaatgttcttgctacagagaacgcggttaaagacagatggaaaggttattttcataatcttttcaatgaaggacatgaaaggagtgcttctttaggggagttgagtaactcagaagagtgtagaaactactctttttatcgcagaatccggaaggaagaagtggttgtagctttgaagaagatgaagcatagaaaagcagtaggcccagacgatataccaatcgaagtgtggaaagttttgggagagacgggtataacatggctcactgaccttttcaataggattttgaaaacgaagaagatgccaaatgagtggcgaacgagcactttggtgcctatctacaagaataagggcgatgtacaaaattgcatgaactataggggtattaagctaatgagtcatacaatgaagctctgggagagagtcattgagcatagattgaggcaagagacacgggtttcggacaaccaattcgggttcatgccagggcgctcaaccatggaggcaatctatcttttacgaagattgatggaaagatatagagatgggaaaaaggatttacacatggtctttatagatttggaaaaagcgtatgatagggtcccaagagacattctttggaggattttagagaagaaaggagtacgagtagcatatatccaagctatacaggatatgtatgaaggagcaaagactgccgtaagaactcatgaaggacaaaccgaaagctttcccataactgtaggattacatcaaggctcatccttaagtccttacctttttgcgttggtaatggatgagttaacaggacatattcaagatgatattccttggtgtatgcttttcgcagacgatatagtgttgatagatgaaactcaagaaggggtaaatgcaaagcttaacctttggagagaagtgttggaatctaaaggtcttcgcctaagccgatcaaagacagaatatatggagtgcaagttcagtgcaaatggaggccaaaacgagttaggggtgaggatcggagatcaagaaataccaaagagcgaccgttttcgttacctaggatctatcttgcaaaagaacggagaattagatggagatctcaaccatagaatacaagctggatggatgaagtggaagagtgcatccggcgtgttgtgtgaccgccgtatgccactgaagctcaagggaaaattttataggacggcaataaggccggcgatgctgtatggcacagaatgttgggcggtgaagcatcaacacgtacacaaaatgggtgtagcggagatgaggatgcttcgttggatgtgtgggcacacgagaaaggataagattaggaatgaggatatccggggtaaagtaggagtagccgaaattgaaggaaagatgagagaaaatcggttacggtggtttggacatgtgcaaagaaggcctactgacgctccgattagaagatgcgactatgggacagaggttcagggccgaaggggtagaggaagacccaggaaaactttgagagagaccctaagaaaagacttagagtacttggatctaacggaggacatgacacaggacagaacacaatggcgttctaagattcatatagccgatcccactcagtgacttggattttccaagtctccaaccgagaagttgtcctctctcgggaaattaagggaacactacctcaacctacatgctccactcacaaagctccaacatacaagcttcaacaaaagaaaattcaaagaacttagcgaaaaaggctttggtgatttaacacaatacgttgaaatgaaggaaagcttatttattgatatccccgataaattacaaatatgtacatatacttgagtcaaaataaacaaacaagagggagccttcacaaaggttgcttaggagaagtctcggcagtcggtagagccccagaaagagaaggcaccggagggggatcgttcggagcctcagtactggacagaaccctagaaggaggaggcatcagaggttgatcatttggagcttcattacgcggtacagccccagaagacgaaggcaataaatgcctttggaacaaacccacaaatctctgatgatcaagtaaaacctgaccatcagattccttcatctggtcaagcttcctcttcatgtttgtagcatagtcatgtgcgagccggtgcaactgtttattctcatgcttgagccctctaatctcctgtttgagactcatcacttcagccgccaatgattcaacttggcgggttcgagcaaataggcgttgggccatattagacacagaacctgcacactgaacactaagagccagagaatccttaacagccaactcatcagaccgtttggaaagtagtctgttatctttgggagtgagaaggttcttggccactaccgcagcggtcatatcattcttcatcacggaatccccaacggtaagaggaccagtaggggagacgaaggatgggcgccatatgttgtctggagaaggcggggctgcctcttcaacaaggttcaagtcaaaacgacggtcggaggggccagacattttcaaaggtgtagaaaagagaagaggtcggacaaatcaagatcttagaagtgcaagaatggagcttctactggtggatattcaagtgtgctttggaacttaatgtcagcctctataaaaatctgcactcgacgaagcttcagaaatcgaagaggcgtttgctttctcaaaagctgggctgctcagagaccacgagggtcgatctcagaaatcgaagaggcgtttgctttctcaaaagctgggctgctcaaagaccacgaaggccgatctcagaaatcgaagaggtttgctttctcaaaagctgggctgctcagagaccacgagggccgatctcagaaatcgaagaggtttgctttctcaaaagctgggctgctcagagaccacgagggccgatctcagaaattgaagaggtttgctttctcaaaagctgggctgctcagagaccacgagggtcaatctcagaaatcgaagaggcacctacttttccagccttgtcagcacctcacacgcacactcagttttgcggaaattatgggcattctgtcgaagatttctggcgaagtagaaagcacatgaatcgtactgttcaatcacccacttcccacacgcaacagtagctcatgggtaccacatataactttgccaaagttctctgacaaagttgagactacttttccagccttgtcagcacctgtcacacgcacactcagctttgcggaaattatgggcattctatcgaagatttctggcgaagtagaaagcacaggaatcgtactgttcaatcacccacttcccacacgcaacagtagctcatgggtaccacatataactttgccaaagttctctgacaaagtcgagatacgtgaagcttgcaactctcactacatcgctctgaccaagaagggtaaaagaatagcaaagaaacaacactaacaaagtttagacacataaattttgacggcctagctaccatattattacccacaagggtaaaggaacagtaccactgttggataattggaaagtcccggtgtgtcaacctctgtgcttcatggcaaggtagactagcaaacatgcccaacctttactcacattcgagaaaacactcccaacaagattgcttgccccaaaatcgaagaggcatcgccctccgaatctcgagagccagactcccaacatgattactttctcaaaaatcgaagagagggtaaaggaacagtaccactgctggataatttgaaagtccctgtgtgtcatcctctgtgcttcgtggcaaggtagactagcaaacatgcccaacctttactcacattcgagaaaacacccccaacaagattgcttgctccaaaatcgaagaggcaccgccctccgaatctcgagagccagactcctaacatgattactttctcaaaaatcgaagagagggtaaaggaacagtaccactgctggataattggaaagtccctgtgtgtcaacctctgtgcttcgtggcaaggtagactagcaaacatgcccaacctttactcttattcgagaaaacactcccaactccca is drawn from Malus domestica chromosome 14, GDT2T_hap1 and contains these coding sequences:
- the LOC103421046 gene encoding chaperone protein dnaJ 72-like; protein product: MDHYKVLGLARNASKAEIKEAFRKLAVKLHPDKHSASPKAERDRATVRFKQVSEAYQVLIDDRKRADYNFQSSHRPHNNYNTYTRTYNYGYGYSGGNSYRRGGGSGAASGASSAFENFLRYVTTRAFLLNVSVAGACLGGIAVVNLGWDALWKMHNHEKSFEEAMKSVRKAKARTEKP